In Rhodanobacteraceae bacterium, a single window of DNA contains:
- the ltrA gene encoding group II intron reverse transcriptase/maturase, which yields MQERARAHPEEQFTSLAHLLDEGSLLRAYRGLRADAAKGIDGESKASYGKGLAARLQQLHERLRTGQYRAQPAKRATIKKADGSDRPLSIWCVEDKVVQGAVTEVLNSIFEADFRGLSYGFRPQRSAHMALQAVQTVLQKGRVNWVLDLDLKQCFDRIEHEALRQAIRRRVTDRSLLRLIDKWLTVGVVEQDGKRTRQTCGTPQGAPISPLLANIVLHEAMDEVVVEWRRTAARGEVYMVRYADDAVLMFEHEEDAVALRAVLETSLARYGLEMNVAKTRLLGFGRTPPGGGKSGSFDFLGFTHIAGQDRQGRYLVRRQTMAKRFRRSLTLAREWCRAHLHDPLRTQWAELSAKLKGHYAYYGVRGNMDALKRFRAAVRAIWISVLMKRSQTSRLPVVVALVDTHFALPTPRITHPDDWLPVSPGYLLGRAGCGKSARPDL from the coding sequence GTGCAGGAGAGGGCGCGAGCCCATCCGGAGGAGCAGTTCACGTCGCTGGCCCACTTGCTCGATGAGGGCTCGTTGTTGCGTGCTTACCGCGGCTTGCGGGCGGACGCGGCAAAGGGCATCGACGGCGAGAGCAAGGCCAGCTATGGAAAAGGATTGGCGGCACGGCTGCAGCAACTGCATGAGCGACTGCGCACGGGTCAGTACCGAGCGCAGCCGGCGAAGCGCGCGACGATCAAGAAAGCGGATGGCAGCGACCGGCCGTTATCGATCTGGTGCGTGGAGGACAAGGTCGTACAAGGCGCGGTGACCGAGGTGCTGAACAGCATTTTCGAAGCCGACTTCCGAGGGCTGAGCTATGGCTTCAGGCCGCAGCGCAGTGCGCATATGGCCTTGCAGGCGGTGCAGACGGTGCTGCAGAAAGGACGCGTGAACTGGGTATTGGACCTGGATCTGAAGCAGTGTTTCGATCGCATCGAGCACGAGGCATTGCGACAGGCAATCAGGCGCAGGGTGACCGATCGCAGTCTGTTGCGACTGATCGACAAATGGCTGACGGTCGGGGTGGTGGAGCAGGATGGCAAGCGGACACGGCAAACGTGCGGCACGCCGCAAGGGGCGCCGATTTCCCCGCTACTGGCGAACATCGTGCTGCATGAGGCGATGGACGAGGTGGTGGTGGAATGGCGTCGGACAGCGGCGCGCGGCGAGGTGTACATGGTGCGCTATGCCGATGACGCAGTCCTGATGTTCGAGCATGAGGAGGATGCGGTAGCGCTGCGAGCGGTACTGGAGACGAGTCTGGCGCGCTACGGGCTGGAGATGAATGTGGCCAAGACCCGCTTGCTGGGTTTCGGCCGCACACCGCCGGGCGGGGGCAAATCCGGGAGTTTCGACTTTCTCGGGTTCACGCACATCGCCGGCCAGGATCGCCAGGGCCGCTATCTGGTGCGACGTCAAACGATGGCGAAGCGCTTCCGGCGCAGCCTGACGCTCGCCCGTGAGTGGTGCCGCGCGCACCTGCACGATCCCTTGCGCACACAGTGGGCTGAACTGAGTGCCAAATTGAAAGGCCACTACGCGTACTACGGCGTGCGCGGCAACATGGATGCGCTCAAGCGTTTCCGCGCCGCGGTGCGAGCGATCTGGATCAGTGTGCTGATGAAGCGCAGTCAGACGTCTCGTCTCCCCGTCGTGGTGGCGCTGGTCGACACTCACTTCGCGCTGCCGACTCCCCGCATCACCCACCCGGATGATTGGCTCCCGGTCTCGCCGGGTTACCTGCTTGGAAGAGCCGGATGCGGGAAATCCGCCCGTCCGGATCTGTGA